One part of the Dysidea avara chromosome 10, odDysAvar1.4, whole genome shotgun sequence genome encodes these proteins:
- the LOC136268307 gene encoding TBC1 domain family member 5-like isoform X1: MEFEAEGYEETLMQEVVRTTGWSDSVKMLNQHGYLRVLKDMALQGELNRSNLRSVCWKLFLSILSEDKSVWVAESEKSRDVYADLKKKHITDPHNDEQTMDVALNNPLSQEEDSPWNKYFKDNELKKLINQDVVRTFPEVEFFKDSDVREMMISILFCHAKEHPDINYRQGMHELLAPVLFVMATEQREDIESDPTLSPELKVVMDPKYTEHDSFTIFSEIMEHVSPWYVNEESQQAFHNAAKMAAAVRNKWSDPRSATPFQRENMFSSALSKKVEKIQFVLLKKADSELFERLNQLDILPQVYGIRWIRLLFGREFPLPSVLELWDAIFADSSSMSLVEYLCVSMLVLIRKQLMLCDNASAMQLLMQYPWISGGYASTWDINDLVQLAVHYRKPEVTDLPNRARQLFLFSDVYHDPLMATSMPSHHSSYGTPRAAVHQQPHGSPAMAKNSRFRIKAPKIGNILNRPGGATRQPHPPPHMHQRPPGVPPMSSTSQPHSQTVVHQSQHQQHPAQRYQRHNVPPGSPSRTQKKGNFSRVPGRAEPVYQSRPTTQELAVNPPQPSVGGSSNTVLKERVEMLETMCKYCGDKMESYLNVLQEELTELELPVDPMEKIFVKLAELKQIRDLLQGKLPFAGSDWAPTQPVDTTDEGKETDTSQEQQQQTSSGTLTQDEVSTREDTDTTDTTNDKSVAANTEESVENSAISDEDTAIFGADQPSSTKREELLKAVFEDNNITTGSQVQDTRQGDTVTNSHYDPDDWVNVPNDELI; this comes from the exons ATGGAGTTTGAAGCGGAAGGTTACGAGGAGACGCTAATGCAAGAAGTCGTGAGGACGACCGGctg GAGTGATTCTGTGAAGATGTTGAACCAACATGGCTACCTAAGAGTG TTGAAGGACATGGCATTGCAAGGAGAACTCAACCGCTCAAACCTCCGTAGTGTCTGTTGGAAG TTATTCTTATCTATTTTGTCTGAGGACAAGAGTGTGTGGGTTGCTGAGTCAGAGAAGTCTAGAGATGTTTATGCTGACCTGAAGAAAAAG CACATTACAGATCCACACAACGATGAGCAGACCATGGATGTGGCACTCAATAATCCTTTATCACAGGAGGAAGAT AGTCCTTGGAATAAATATTTTAAGGACAATGAATTGAAGAAACTCATCAATCAAGATGTAGTGAGGAC GTTTCCAGAAGTTGAATTTTTCAAGGACAGTGATGTGAG AGAAATGATGATCTCCATACTGTTCTGTCATGCCAAGGAACACCCTGACATCAACTACAGACAG GGGATGCACGAACTCTTGGCTCCAGTGCTATTTGTGATGGCCACTGAACAAAGAGAAGACATCGAGTCTGACCCAACTTTATC GCCAGAGCTTAAAGTGGTGATGGATCCAAAGTATACTGAGCATGATTCATT CACCATATTTAGTGAGATCATGGAGCATGTCAGTCCGTGGTATGTGAACGAGGAGTCTCAGCAAGCATTCCACAATGCTGCCAAAATGGCTGCTGCTGTAAGA aaTAAGTGGTCAGATCCGAGGAGTGCTACACCTTTCCAGCGAGAAAACATGTTT TCATCTGCTCTGAGCAAGAAGGTAGAGAAGATTCAGTTTGTCTTGTTGAAGAAGGCAGACAGTGAGTTATTTGAGAGACTCAATCAACTAGACATTCTACCACAAGTCTATGGCAT TCGGTGGATCCGGTTGCTGTTTGGTCGGGAATTCCCCTTGCCATCAGTACTGGAACTATGGGATGCTATATTTGCAGACAGCTCTTCAATGTCATTAGTCGAGTACCTGTGTGTTTCCATGTTAGTTCTGATCAGGAAGCAAT TGATGTTGTGTGACAATGCTTCAGCCATGCAGCTACTAATGCAGTACCCATGGATTAGTGGTGGATATGCCTCCACATGGGACATCAATGATCTAGTACAGCTAGCAGTTCACTATAGAAAACCTGAG GTGACAGATCTACCTAATCGTGCAAGGCAATTGTTCCTGTTCAGTGATGTATATCATGATCCATTAATGGCAACCAGTATGCCATCTCATCATTCGTCTTATGGTACTCCACGCGCCGCAGTACATCAACAACCACATGGTTCACCAGCCATGGCTAAG AACTCAAGATTTCGTATCAAAGCACCCAAGATTGGTAACATCCTAAACAGACCTGGTGGTGCAACCAGGCAGCCACATCCACCACCTCACATGCACCAGCGTCCTCCAGGCGTACCCCCAATGAGCAGCACATCTCAGCCCCACTCACAAACTGTTGTGCACCAGTCACAGCATCAGCAGCATCCTGCACAAAGATACCAGCGACATAATGTCCCACCTGGTTCACCTTCAAGAACTCAGAAGAAAGGAAATTTCTCCCGAGTACCGGGTAGAGCTGAGCCAGTATACCAGTCTCGGCCAACAACTCAAGAACTAGCTGTAAACCCTCCACAA CCTAGTGTCGGTGGTAGCAGCAACACTGTGCTCAAGGAGAGGGTGGAGATGTTAGAGACTATGTGCAAGTATTGTGGGGATAAGATGGAGTCTTATTTGA ATGTATTACAGGAAGAGTTGACAGAGTTGGAATTACCAGTAGATCCAATGGAGAAGATCTTCGTAAAACTAGCAGAGTTAAAGCAA ATCAGAGATTTGCTGCAAGGAAAACTACCATTTGCTGGCTCAGACTGGGCACCAACCCAGCCAGTTGATACAACTGATGAAGGAAAAGAAACTGACACATCACAAGAGCAACAACAGCAAACTAGCTCTGGCACTTTAACACAAGACGAAGTCTCGACCAGGGAAGACACTGACACTACTGACACAACCAATGATAAATCCGTTGCAGCGAACACCGAAGAAAGTGTTGAAAACTCGGCTATAAGTGATGAAGATACAGCAATATTTGGTGCAGATCAGCCGAGTAGCACGAAACGGGAAGAACTGCTGAAAGCAGTATTTGAAGATAACAACATCACCACTGGTAGTCAGGTACAGGACACTAGACAAGGGgacacagttacaaacagtcACTACGATCCGGACGACTGGGTCAATGTACCCAATGACGAATTGATTTGA
- the LOC136268307 gene encoding TBC1 domain family member 5-like isoform X2: MEFEAEGYEETLMQEVVRTTGWSDSVKMLNQHGYLRVLKDMALQGELNRSNLRSVCWKLFLSILSEDKSVWVAESEKSRDVYADLKKKHITDPHNDEQTMDVALNNPLSQEEDSPWNKYFKDNELKKLINQDVVRTFPEVEFFKDSDVREMMISILFCHAKEHPDINYRQGMHELLAPVLFVMATEQREDIESDPTLSPELKVVMDPKYTEHDSFTIFSEIMEHVSPWYVNEESQQAFHNAAKMAAANKWSDPRSATPFQRENMFSSALSKKVEKIQFVLLKKADSELFERLNQLDILPQVYGIRWIRLLFGREFPLPSVLELWDAIFADSSSMSLVEYLCVSMLVLIRKQLMLCDNASAMQLLMQYPWISGGYASTWDINDLVQLAVHYRKPEVTDLPNRARQLFLFSDVYHDPLMATSMPSHHSSYGTPRAAVHQQPHGSPAMAKNSRFRIKAPKIGNILNRPGGATRQPHPPPHMHQRPPGVPPMSSTSQPHSQTVVHQSQHQQHPAQRYQRHNVPPGSPSRTQKKGNFSRVPGRAEPVYQSRPTTQELAVNPPQPSVGGSSNTVLKERVEMLETMCKYCGDKMESYLNVLQEELTELELPVDPMEKIFVKLAELKQIRDLLQGKLPFAGSDWAPTQPVDTTDEGKETDTSQEQQQQTSSGTLTQDEVSTREDTDTTDTTNDKSVAANTEESVENSAISDEDTAIFGADQPSSTKREELLKAVFEDNNITTGSQVQDTRQGDTVTNSHYDPDDWVNVPNDELI, from the exons ATGGAGTTTGAAGCGGAAGGTTACGAGGAGACGCTAATGCAAGAAGTCGTGAGGACGACCGGctg GAGTGATTCTGTGAAGATGTTGAACCAACATGGCTACCTAAGAGTG TTGAAGGACATGGCATTGCAAGGAGAACTCAACCGCTCAAACCTCCGTAGTGTCTGTTGGAAG TTATTCTTATCTATTTTGTCTGAGGACAAGAGTGTGTGGGTTGCTGAGTCAGAGAAGTCTAGAGATGTTTATGCTGACCTGAAGAAAAAG CACATTACAGATCCACACAACGATGAGCAGACCATGGATGTGGCACTCAATAATCCTTTATCACAGGAGGAAGAT AGTCCTTGGAATAAATATTTTAAGGACAATGAATTGAAGAAACTCATCAATCAAGATGTAGTGAGGAC GTTTCCAGAAGTTGAATTTTTCAAGGACAGTGATGTGAG AGAAATGATGATCTCCATACTGTTCTGTCATGCCAAGGAACACCCTGACATCAACTACAGACAG GGGATGCACGAACTCTTGGCTCCAGTGCTATTTGTGATGGCCACTGAACAAAGAGAAGACATCGAGTCTGACCCAACTTTATC GCCAGAGCTTAAAGTGGTGATGGATCCAAAGTATACTGAGCATGATTCATT CACCATATTTAGTGAGATCATGGAGCATGTCAGTCCGTGGTATGTGAACGAGGAGTCTCAGCAAGCATTCCACAATGCTGCCAAAATGGCTGCTGCT aaTAAGTGGTCAGATCCGAGGAGTGCTACACCTTTCCAGCGAGAAAACATGTTT TCATCTGCTCTGAGCAAGAAGGTAGAGAAGATTCAGTTTGTCTTGTTGAAGAAGGCAGACAGTGAGTTATTTGAGAGACTCAATCAACTAGACATTCTACCACAAGTCTATGGCAT TCGGTGGATCCGGTTGCTGTTTGGTCGGGAATTCCCCTTGCCATCAGTACTGGAACTATGGGATGCTATATTTGCAGACAGCTCTTCAATGTCATTAGTCGAGTACCTGTGTGTTTCCATGTTAGTTCTGATCAGGAAGCAAT TGATGTTGTGTGACAATGCTTCAGCCATGCAGCTACTAATGCAGTACCCATGGATTAGTGGTGGATATGCCTCCACATGGGACATCAATGATCTAGTACAGCTAGCAGTTCACTATAGAAAACCTGAG GTGACAGATCTACCTAATCGTGCAAGGCAATTGTTCCTGTTCAGTGATGTATATCATGATCCATTAATGGCAACCAGTATGCCATCTCATCATTCGTCTTATGGTACTCCACGCGCCGCAGTACATCAACAACCACATGGTTCACCAGCCATGGCTAAG AACTCAAGATTTCGTATCAAAGCACCCAAGATTGGTAACATCCTAAACAGACCTGGTGGTGCAACCAGGCAGCCACATCCACCACCTCACATGCACCAGCGTCCTCCAGGCGTACCCCCAATGAGCAGCACATCTCAGCCCCACTCACAAACTGTTGTGCACCAGTCACAGCATCAGCAGCATCCTGCACAAAGATACCAGCGACATAATGTCCCACCTGGTTCACCTTCAAGAACTCAGAAGAAAGGAAATTTCTCCCGAGTACCGGGTAGAGCTGAGCCAGTATACCAGTCTCGGCCAACAACTCAAGAACTAGCTGTAAACCCTCCACAA CCTAGTGTCGGTGGTAGCAGCAACACTGTGCTCAAGGAGAGGGTGGAGATGTTAGAGACTATGTGCAAGTATTGTGGGGATAAGATGGAGTCTTATTTGA ATGTATTACAGGAAGAGTTGACAGAGTTGGAATTACCAGTAGATCCAATGGAGAAGATCTTCGTAAAACTAGCAGAGTTAAAGCAA ATCAGAGATTTGCTGCAAGGAAAACTACCATTTGCTGGCTCAGACTGGGCACCAACCCAGCCAGTTGATACAACTGATGAAGGAAAAGAAACTGACACATCACAAGAGCAACAACAGCAAACTAGCTCTGGCACTTTAACACAAGACGAAGTCTCGACCAGGGAAGACACTGACACTACTGACACAACCAATGATAAATCCGTTGCAGCGAACACCGAAGAAAGTGTTGAAAACTCGGCTATAAGTGATGAAGATACAGCAATATTTGGTGCAGATCAGCCGAGTAGCACGAAACGGGAAGAACTGCTGAAAGCAGTATTTGAAGATAACAACATCACCACTGGTAGTCAGGTACAGGACACTAGACAAGGGgacacagttacaaacagtcACTACGATCCGGACGACTGGGTCAATGTACCCAATGACGAATTGATTTGA
- the LOC136268308 gene encoding ADP-ribosylhydrolase ARH1-like codes for MAVASVLINVERFVASLVLGGVGDALGYKKGDWEFCPSGTRIHEALAQLGGVEKIVVNKKKWPVSDDTVMQIATAEALADSKWTTLKELYSKIAGKYKDCMKDMSGRAPGLTCQAFARSLKPAAPDGYFVPFNPIGGGCGAAMRSVPIGLYYWKPDQLDDLIAVSIESGRMTHNHPTGYLGSFATALLVSYALQGQPIKQWGRLLYDTLPKAKEYVKNEGRDVKENMEAWSYFEDQWKNYLTSRGIFDLDSCEVKFPDKYGIEERDKFYREISFSGTGGASGHDAPIIAYDAILGAPGADSWVELCSRSMFHGGDSDSTGIIAGALYGAMHGFKGVPEGNYKSLEYRDRMEKLAKKLYKKI; via the coding sequence ATGGCTGTTGCTTCTGTTTTAATAAATGTGGAGCGTTTTGTTGCGTCATTAGTGCTTGGGGGTGTTGGCGATGCCCTGGGGTACAAGAAAGGAGATTGGGAATTCTGTCCATCGGGGACACGTATTCATGAAGCACTGGCGCAACTCGGTGGAGTTGAGAAGATTGTAGTAAACAAGAAGAAATGGCCAGTCAGTGACGACACGGTAATGCAGATAGCAACCGCTGAAGCACTAGCTGACAGCAAATGGACAACCTTGAAGGAGTTGTATTCCAAGATAGCTGGCAAGTACAAAGATTGCATGAAGGATATGTCTGGGCGAGCTCCGGGGTTGACATGCCAGGCGTTCGCCCGCTCGTTGAAGCCTGCTGCTCCTGATGGCTACTTCGTTCCATTTAACCCAATTGGAGGTGGGTGTGGTGCTGCCATGCGTTCAGTTCCCATTGGACTGTACTACTGGAAACCTGATCAACTGGATGACTTGATAGCTGTATCTATTGAGAGTGGAAGAATGACTCATAATCACCCAACTGGTTATCTTGGGTCTTTTGCTACCGCGTTGTTAGTATCTTATGCTCTACAAGGTCAACCCATCAAACAATGGGGACGATTACTCTATGACACTCTGCCGAAAGCAAAAGAGTATGTTAAAAATGAAGGACGTGACGTGAAAGAAAATATGGAGGCTTGGTCATATTTTGAGGATCAATGGAAGAACTACTTGACCAGTCGTGGCATCTTTGATCTTGATAGTTGTGAAGTGAAGTTCCCAGATAAGTATGGTATAGAAGAGAGGGATAAATTCTATCGTGAAATCAGTTTTTCTGGTACCGGTGGTGCCAGTGGACATGATGCCCCAATAATTGCTTATGATGCTATCCTAGGAGCACCTGGGGCAGACTCATGGGTAGAACTGTGTAGTCGTTCAATGTTTCATGGTGGAGACAGTGACAGTACTGGTATTATTGCTGGAGCTCTGTATGGTGCCATGCATGGCTTCAAGGGTGTACCTGAGGGAAACTACAAGTCACTGGAGTATCGTGACAGGATGGAAAAACTAGCTAAGAAACTTTATAAGAAAATATAA